GGCGTTGACGAGCGCGGCGCCGGAGATGATGGCGGTGCCGTGCTGGTCGTCGTGGAAGACCGGGATGTCCATCTCCTCGCCCAGCCGTTCCTCGATGGTGAAACACTCCGGGGCCTTGATGTCCTCCAGGTTGATCCCGCCGAACGTCGGCTCCATCATCTTCACGGCGCGGATCAACTCGTCCGGGTCGGCCTCGTCGAGTTCGATGTCGAAGACGTCGATGTCCGCGAACCGTTTGAACAGGACGCCCTTCCCCTCCATCACCGGCTTCGAGGCCTGCGCGCCGATGTCACCGAGACCTAACACGGCGGAGCCGTTCGAGACGACGCCGACGAGGTTTCCCTTCGCCGTGTACGTGTAGGCATCCGTCTCGTCCGCGTCGATTTCCATACACGGCGCGGCGACGCCCGGCGAGTACGCGAGCGACAGATCGCGCTGCGTATTCGTCGGTTTCGTGGTCGATATTTCGATCTTTCCGGGGGGGTCCGTCCGATGGTACTCCAGCGAATCCTCGTCAAGTCCCATACCGATGGCACTGTGGGGGGAATACTAAAAACAATGTGAAAGAGGGGTTCGACGGTCGTCGAAATAGTCGTTCAGACGTAACGGCCGATTGCGTCCACGGAGTCGACCGTTTTATACGCACCGCGCCAGTGAGATGGGGTATGGACGTCGCGCTTGGTGGGACGTTCGACCCCGTTCACGACGGCCACCGTCGGCTGTTCGAACGGGCGTTCGAACTCGGAGACGTGACCGTGGGACTAACGAGTGACGGACTCGCACCGCAGACTCGCCACGTCGATCGGCACGTCAAATCGTTCGACGAACGAACGCAGGCTCTCGAGGAGGAACTCGAGCCACTCGCGAGCGAACACGACCGCGAGTTCGAGATTCGTCCGCTGGAGGAACCGACGGGAATCGCGACGGAGCCGCAGTTCGAGTATCTGGTCGTCTCGCCGGAGACCCTCGAGGGTGGTAAACGCATCAACGAGATTCGCCACGAGCGCGGGCACGATCTCCTCGAGATCGTCGTCGTTCCGCACGTCCTCGCCGCCGACGACGAGATCATCTCGAGTACCCGGATCGTCAACGGCGAGATCGACGAGCACGGGAACGTTCTCGAGGCGGACGCCGAAACGGGTCAGCAGGATCCCGACTGACCGACCGGACGGTTCATCAGCCACTGTTCGTTCAGCCTGACTGCCAGTTTGTGGTCACGTTTACGACCGTCGGCACTGTTTTCGTCCGCGTATCGTTCACTTACGCGGACGCAGGATCGGAATGCCTCGCTGAAACGATTACCAGCGCGGTGGCTCGAGCCCGGCGTCCTCGAGCAGGGCCTTCCACCGGGACTGAATCGAGAGTCGAGAGACGTTCGCGGCGTCCGCGACTGCACCTTGCGTTCGGCCGTCGCCGGCGACGAGTGAACCGGCGTAGAGGCTGGCTGCGAGCAGCGCTCGCTTCGAACGGTCAGCCTCTGGGACGTCCGTCAGGAAGAGTTCCGTAGCACACGACCGCGCCTCGCTCGACAGCTCCAGCCGGTCGGCAGCCTGTTCGAGTTTCTCGAGCCAGGGTTCGTATTCAATGCGATCCCGGGCGCTATGCATACGACGAGGTATCGCTCCATCCGGGATAAATCCACGGTCCGCGTCAGTGTCTCGAGCGCGAGCCAGTAATCGCGGGCCGATTCGATCGTC
This DNA window, taken from Natronococcus sp. CG52, encodes the following:
- a CDS encoding phosphopantetheine adenylyltransferase, coding for MDVALGGTFDPVHDGHRRLFERAFELGDVTVGLTSDGLAPQTRHVDRHVKSFDERTQALEEELEPLASEHDREFEIRPLEEPTGIATEPQFEYLVVSPETLEGGKRINEIRHERGHDLLEIVVVPHVLAADDEIISSTRIVNGEIDEHGNVLEADAETGQQDPD
- a CDS encoding transcription initiation factor IIB family protein, whose product is MHSARDRIEYEPWLEKLEQAADRLELSSEARSCATELFLTDVPEADRSKRALLAASLYAGSLVAGDGRTQGAVADAANVSRLSIQSRWKALLEDAGLEPPRW